One Phyllopteryx taeniolatus isolate TA_2022b chromosome 3, UOR_Ptae_1.2, whole genome shotgun sequence genomic window, ggggttttctctgggtattccgacttcctcctacattctacaaacatgcatgttagttaattgaagactccaaattgtccatacgtGTGAATGTCAGCGTAAATTGTTTATATACATGTGACcagcccagggtgtaccccagctcttgcccaaagtcaactgggacagCCTCCATCACTACCCTGAAATTACAGCTCATGCTGTCTCAGTAAAATACTGCATTAGTACCAGATTAAAATTGGATCAGTGTACAAAATACCAAGCCAGAAAAAGGTTCTGGGCTGCTTCCATGCTGTAAAGGTGGACAAAGAGAGTTCCAGAGCCAGATGGCAGAGGCGGCGTAGCGTGAGAGAAGGCCTTGTCCAAGTTAACTGAGCGTGGCTGGCCAACAACCATAGTTTGTTCGTTGTAGCAGCTGCTGATGTCGTCATTTTCTTTCCTGAACAGGATGAGCTGAATTTGCCTCTGGACAAGGTGCACCTGATTGGCTACAGCTTAGGCGCTCACGTAGCAGGCTACGCGGGAACACATGTGCGAGGATCCCTCGGGAGAATCACTGGTATGTTGCGGCTATTGGTGCTCTTCTAAAGGGTTATATGATAAtgattttttaaactttttttattttgtatttatttttttaaacttgcagttaaatgattaaaattggTGACCGTGGTTACTGCTCTTATAGTTTGCGGTGTACTCCAGATGACCAACACGGCACACTAAACGCATAATCGTCGATCGTTCCAATTCACGTCAGTCTGTGGCTCTGCTGAACTGTGCTGACCACACGCATAGTTATCTGACaacgtaaatattgaacagctttaacatttacgattgtcggctCCAACTGTTTTCCGAGCAGCTTATGGATGAGAAACGACTCTTAACCCACCTCACACAACAGGATAATCCGTTAGGAAAATCTTTCAGTGATAACTGAGTCCTTGGGTCGGCTGAACTGAAGATCGACACTGAAATGTTTCTTTCATGATAAGCATTTCTAATCGTAAATATTAGTCAGTGTTGACAACACAAGATTTGCAATCGCTAATATTCTGACCATACGGACGCAACTGTTCCGAACAggtcgggaggggggggggggacgcaaTGCCGGCAATCACACAACAGTAAAAACCCCACACTacaggataattgctcaggataatctttttaGAGACTTGCTGCATGTcaattgggcctttgctgactttgatcacaaGGGAGGAAAAAGCCTGATTTGTCAGTATGCTTGTACCCTGCTTTAGACTTGGTCTTAATTAAACCAATTGGTATGATGTGTGGTTATTCTAATTAGGTTTGGACCCAGCGGGGCCGATGTTTGAGGGTGTGGAGGAGGAGAAGCGCCTCTCTCCGGACGACGCAGATTTTGTGGACGTCCTCCACACGTACACTCGGGAAGCCTTGGGGGTGAGCATCGGAATCCAACAGCCGATCGGGGACGTGGACATCTATCCCAACGGAGGCGATGTACAACCCGGGTGCTCACTGGGCGACGTGCTGGCTGTGGCTGGAAGTAAGTCGTCCAACTAAGCGAGCTTGAGTCATCGGTCAATCCGCTTTAAATGGCACCATTCTCCTCCAACTCCAGACTTCATGGAAGTGGTGCAATGTGAGCACGAGCGAGCCGTGCACCTTTTTGTTGACTCTCTGATGAACCGAGACCATGTGAGCTTTGCGTACCAGTGCACTGACTCGGTCCGCTTCAAGAAGGGCATCTGCCTGAGCTGCCGCAAGAACCGCTGCAACAACATCGGCTACGAGGCTCGCAAGATGCGCAAGAGACGCAACAGCAAAATGTACCTGAAGACTCGTGCAGACACTCCCTTTGGAGGTGAGTCACCTTCCGTTATTAACCTAAGCAACTGATAACATTGCATCTTGTTCAAACAAGGAGTAGTGCTAGCATAAGAAATAAAATTGGAAGCAATGCTGGCAAAAGAAGTCGAAGATGAGGGGGAAGTTAAAACAATGCTACTTGATAAACTACTTATACAGTATAAGATTTAAAGAAATGCTGGCAAAATAAATTATGCTGCTTTATGAAACTTCTATTGCTCCTAATCCCATTTCTTTTTGTCAGTATACATGTAGCTCTACTTATTTTGGCAGCATTGCTTAGACTTTCCTTTTTGCCATCATTGCTTCAAAGTCTGCTTTTTTTCAACGTACCTGAACTTCCACAATAGGCTGGTTTAAAAAGTAGCTTTCTCAAAGTTCAAATGCACTTCCTTCTCCATCCTGACAAAGATGGCGCACCTCCCTCTTTATTGCTTCATGTGATTGCACATGAATTACTAGTTGATGAATCATTAACCCAGTTGCGTTATCTTGAAGGTTACCACTACCAGATGAAGATGCACGTGTTCAACAGGAAGCAGGCGGACAGCGCAGACCCAACCTTCTACATCAAGTTGATTGGAGCGCATAACGACACGAAAGACATCTTTGTTGACGTGTGAGTAAAATGTTTAAAGTAccttttttataaaaaaaaaaaaactctatagCGGACTTGGTCAAATTCTGTTCTGTTTTCCCCTCGGGTAGTCACGACAACTCCATCGGCCTGAACCTGACCAACACCTTCTTGGTGTTCACCGAGCAGGACATCGGCGACCTGCTGAAGATACACCTGACTTGGGAAGGTGACGCCGATTCTTTCCACTCCCTGTGGAAGAACATCAGGAAGACCTTGTGGGCCTGGAATACCAAGCTTCCCAAACCTGTGCTGGAAATCCGACGGATTCGCGTGAAAGCTGGTGAAACGCAGAAGAAGTGAGTGGTGGTAGATGAGTGTGAAATCCCCAGATTGTTGAATATTTGCTCATGGATTCATGTTTTGCAGGTTTACCTTCTGTGCCCAAGACCCATCGAAAACGGAAATTTCTCCCGGTGAATCGTTAACGTTTGTCAAGTGTCGTGATGGCTGGGAAGTGAAACCAAGAAAACGGTAACAAAACCAATGAACAGCCTTTCCCAAATATTTTAAGCAGGGCTTCACAGCCATCTTCGTATTATCTACTTTTCATTTACTCATGCTGCTACTTCCACTGATTCTACTTTTGCTAGTGTTGCTTCTGCTTCTTTTGCCAGCGTGCTTATACTACTAACTTATTTTGCCAACATTGCTTTGGCTACCAGTCTTCTGCCGTCATTGCTTTGGTTTCCACGGCTTTTGCCAGAATTGCTTAGACTtcctcttatttttttcccagcgtTTCTTCTACTTTTGCCAGCATTGGTTGTAATCTCCTGTGCCAGCATACTGTATTCCTCTTCTTTTGCTAGCATTGCTTTGACAGCTTCTACTTTGACATCTTTTGAAAGCATCCCAGCTTATACCACttattctttttacatttattgtgCAAAATATGTTGAAGTGCATTTCTGCATGTCATATTGTGAATGATCCTtttatagatttaaaaaaaaaaagggactgtTCCActcaggtttttttgtttttctctcaatCCACAGGCTGACCATGTAAAGCCCTGACACTTCTGACAACTTGATTCACCATGACCACGGGGACCCAACACGGCTAAAGCGAGAAGCACTGTCTTCGCTTTATCTCAGCACTTTTTCGAAGGAGGAGGATGGATCAGCGCACAGGAGGGGTTTGAGGTGTCGGACATTTTAAAGTGCACCTGAATGGTTGGTTCCTGGAAATTTGGAGGGGTCGCTCCAGCCTTGAGGCCAGGCGTGGGACTGAGGTCAAAGCGGTCTTTAAAAGATCACGCGAGTTACGGAATGTTCCTTTGAGTGAGGTAAAATAACTGTCAGCGGACATACACCAGCTATTCTAGtctctgtactgtatatttttaaatgccttttttttttaatttatggaaTACAAAATTGAAGCACTGCAAGACCAATGTTATTTATCATAGCACATCCCATAACCGTATTGAATGGCTTCCAAGATGCAGTAATTGTGTATGTGAGGTGATTGACCAACaagtgtgcctttctgctgctGAGATTATTGATGCACTGTATATTTGGAAGAGATCCCAATCTCATTGCACATGGCTGTTTTGTGCAGTGTTACTGTATGTTCTCTGGGGTGTGTTTATGTACATAATGTAAATAGTCTTTTTGGAAATAAAATTAATTCAGCTGTTTCTATTAGTTTGCTGCCTCAACTTGTTCTTTTCATGTGTGATTAGGTTTGCAAAATTTCAAAGTTGGACATTTTTCATGGAAATTAAGCAAGACTTTACAAAGGTGAAAACTGGCTGTTAATGGGGAAGCTAAATGGTTggaaaatcaaatttttttgattttattttattttttttaaaataaagcttATGATATACTGCTGCTTGAGTGGGGGGGAAGCAACTACTGAAGCATTGAAATTTATTTATGTGGGAAACAATTTTGGTCTATTTTTGCATGGCTCTCTGCCTGGGATAAAACTAAATTTCATGCTTGAATAGTATACCTTTTGAATTAAATTACCAACAATTTCCAGTTAATACCCATAAATTGCTATAATTCCCATGGaatagatagctgggataggctccagcatgcctgtggcactagtgtggataagcggtacagaaaatggatggatgtgtccaatttggaatatttccaaaattcccatGGAAACTAATCAGAAATTTACTGTGAATCTTCCACCCCTTTAAAAAATTTTATgcgataaacttttttttttttttttttttttttttccccccccctccctgcatattttgtattgaaatCGTTTAGCCAATATTGCCAAGGCAAGGTGTAGAATTATTTAGCCAGTTGCAGTTTTTGAGAAATAGCACTGACATTGTTGTGAATTAGCTGGAtgctatctcagctgacttggaGGAGAGGCCATGGTACGCACTGGAtttgtcaccagtcaatcgcagaacacacagacaaccattaacCCACATTAACCccgatggacaatttcaagtctttaCTGAACccaacatgcttgtttttagaatgtagaaagaaactggagtacctggagaaaaccaatgcaagCACAGGGGAACATGTAAACTCAACAGAGCAAGACaagagcccagattcaaacccccaactgCAGAACTGCAacgcagatgtgttaaccactaGATCAACGGGCTTCCTGCTCCTCGACCAAATTTGTTGAATTAGTCCAGCCGACCAAATGAAGACAAATTTTCTATTGGAAAAAGAGTTCCTAATTGAAGCACGATACagcataaaaacagaacactCCACCTTAACTAAGTTCAGATGGAACTTGAAACTTACACAATACTACGTTTTAACAGGAAAGAATAAGAATTAAAGCACAACCTTGCtgattgtacaaccccaattccaatgaagttgggacattgtgttaaacataattaaaaacagaatacaatgatttgcaaatcatgttcaacctatatttaattgaatacactacaaagacatttcatgttcaaactgataaacttgattgtttttagcaaataatcattaacttagaattttatggctgcaacacgttccaaaaaagctgggacaggtggcaaaaaagactgagaaagttgaggaatgctcattaaacacctgtttggaacatcccacaggtgaacaggctaattgggaacaggattgggtataaaaggagcttccctgaattgctcagtcattcccaagcaaaggtggggcgaggttcaccactttgtgaacacgtgtgtgagaaaatagtcaaacagtttaaggacaatgttcctcaatgtacaactgcaaggaatttagggatttcatcatctacggtccataatatcatcaaaaggttcagagaatctggagaaatcactgcatgtaagcggcaaggccaaaaaccaacattgaatgcccgtgaccttcgatccttcaggcggcactgcatcaaaaaccgacattaatgtgtaaaggatatcaccacacgggctcaggaacacttcagaaaaacaatgtcagtaaatacagttcggcgctacatccgtaagtgcaacttgaaactctactatgcaaagcaaaagccatttatcaacaacaccaagaaacgccgctggcccgagctcatctaagatggactgatacaaagtggaaaagtgttctgtggtccgacaagtccacatttcaaatagtttttggaaattgtggacgtcgtatcctccgggccaaagaggaaaagaaccattcggactgttatggacacaaagttcaaaagtcagcatctgtgatggtatggggctgtgttagtgccaatggtatgggtaacttacacatctgtgaaggcaccattaatgctgaaaggtacatacaggtgttggagaaacatatgctgccatccaagcaacgcccctgcttatttcagcaagactatgccaaaacacattctgcacgtgttacaacagcgtggcttcgtagtaaaagagtgcgggtactagactggcctgcctgcagtccagacatgtctcccattgaaaatgtgtgacgcatcatgaagcataaaatacgacaacggagacctcggactgttgaacagctgaagctgtacatcaagcaagaatgggaaagaattccacctacaaagcttcaacaattagtgtcctcatttcccaaatgtttattgaatgttaaaagaaaaggtgatgtaacacagtggtaaacatgaccctgtcccagcttttctggagcatgttgcagccataacattctaagttaatgattatttgctaaaaacaataaaatttatcagtttgaacattaaatattttgtctttgtagtgttttcaattaaatataggtcgaacatgacttgcaaatcattatattctgtttttatttatgtttaacacaaagtcccaacttcattggaattggggttgtacttggaACTAAGTTTGCACATACAAACCCACTCCCATCCTCGTCTttgaactcatttttgttgccttGCAAGTTTGCTCTCGTACTACAttttgtgtacacacacacacacacacaaacacacacactgtgtacATACATACTGCACGTACACACAGAGTGCTGTGATGGACTTGTCAGACTTTGCATGGTAATTAACAACATTCCTGCATGCTTGTAACACATTTTCCAGTGTAGCCAAACTGCATCATGAAAATTCTTTTTTCTCCCTATGCTTTGACCTGTCAAATAATATTAACATAACGTAGCTAGAAGATGACAGGCTCTTTTACATTATACAACACTTGGTGTGTCCACAGGTGTCCAatcctacttttttttgtttttgccttgtGCAAGTACTGTAGATACAGTGTCACCAAAAACAGCTTTGTAAAGAAGTTAGTCAGCCAGAAGCCAGAACAGAGTTGTGCATAAAAAgctcaattaatttttttaaatcactggtacccttctgGGAGCACTGcgatagaaaaaaaaaggaaaacagacaagaggaaaaaacaaagaaaaatcaaaactcATTTGTGGAATGAATCATCCAGTGAGCTGTGAGCAGCACAGAGGTGAAGTCTCATACGATCTGGCAAAATATGCACTCGTCTGGATTTTGTGTGACTTAAGTAGCATATTTATCACAATCATTTTGTATAAATTCTACAAAATTctaattgtgaacaaaaatgttgGATAGTAGATCAAAACTCACATCCAGATCGGCCATCTTCCTGATGTCACTTACTAGGccatgccccttaaaggcaaatgaaatttaaaacattttgctcaaatgtaatattaataGATAACATGACTTGATAACTTGATTTCCAAACTCTGTGACGCAAAGGTTGATGCACTTTGCAAAACTCACGTGAACTTGATGTCCTATGTTTCCAGAGTTTAGAGACACCCTGTATGTACAATACAATAGAATTTCTATTATTAAGGCTGCTCTTAACTTCACCACTCACTGCAGCATGTGACCCATTTTCACTAAGCGGGACAAGCTGGAGCAACCTCAAACCgggagtttgatgttgtgcCTCGTTGCTTTGGTGACTTCATAGTCCATCTGCCTCTCGCATGTGCCACACCACACAGACTCTTTAGTCACTGACTGCATTTAAAATGGAACTTTCATATGCGTCACACTTTTTTTGGATAGACATATACACCAGCACTGGCTTGACCCACTTGGACGCAGTGTAGGTTTTTTTGATTTTCTGATTTTCTACATGCACTAGTCTGTTCCAAAAGTCCAATTCCCGTGTAGAACAAATATAATCAATTTGGTTTGACTGTTAGTAGTCGCCAACTAGACTTGGGACGTTGGCAAACATGTGCATGTGAATGTAGGGCATGATGTGGGCCAAAGTGTAGACGGACAAGGTTTAGGCAACATGTAGGCTCATCCTCAGATCCAAAACCACGCACCAGCTAATAATGTTACACTGTGAATGTcccaattttgtctttttgtcaacACACACCCTGACACCAAGGAACAAAATATTCACAATATGGCGTTGCAGTTAAGAGACAGTAAATCCATACTGTTACCAGAAATCCTCTCAAGTGAAAGAGCCCATGATCTGAAGGGATTTTGGACCCAGTATCACAAATCCCACAGATGATTTTCGTGCTTGATGTAAGATACTGCAGGTTT contains:
- the lipg gene encoding endothelial lipase yields the protein MNHSALLLWTLLLYAGAFTYGQDGGDESVAEGVPLAFTVKYNMRKSLDLDQEGCYLQVGNKECLQQCNFNATAKTILIIHGWTMSGMFESWMPKLVAAVLRRETEANVVVVDWISMAQQLYPDAVNYTHAVGQDIATMLDWLQDELNLPLDKVHLIGYSLGAHVAGYAGTHVRGSLGRITGLDPAGPMFEGVEEEKRLSPDDADFVDVLHTYTREALGVSIGIQQPIGDVDIYPNGGDVQPGCSLGDVLAVAGNFMEVVQCEHERAVHLFVDSLMNRDHVSFAYQCTDSVRFKKGICLSCRKNRCNNIGYEARKMRKRRNSKMYLKTRADTPFGGYHYQMKMHVFNRKQADSADPTFYIKLIGAHNDTKDIFVDVHDNSIGLNLTNTFLVFTEQDIGDLLKIHLTWEGDADSFHSLWKNIRKTLWAWNTKLPKPVLEIRRIRVKAGETQKKFTFCAQDPSKTEISPGESLTFVKCRDGWEVKPRKRLTM